The following is a genomic window from Anopheles aquasalis chromosome 3, idAnoAquaMG_Q_19, whole genome shotgun sequence.
CCCTGGAACGCACACAGAGCCACGCACGCAGTTTTTcaacgccaccaacacacacatgcatcgCTTTCGATTcgccctctctttctcacttttcTCGCCGCCGGTCGGTGCGTGAAAGAAAAGGCAGGAATGATCCAGAATTggcgaggaagaaaaagagagggagagagaatgggTATGTGGGGTTTTCGGTTACCAACGCCTTTGGGGAGCTGCAGAAATTGTTAGATTTCTTGTTGCACCCGCTCTCTGCTCCCTGTCGTCTTCCCTAGAAAGACCACGTTCCGTATGGAACGTGGGTGTAGGTTGGTTACAGCAAATGATGACACTTCTTGCAGGCTCGAAGCTTGACAAGTGTCCCATAGGTTTCAATTTTACCAAAATCCTCGAAAAGGCTGCAGAAAAGCCAAATAATTTTTTTGACGTGAACAAAAATCATCCAGCAACCAATTAATATGCGTATTCCTGCGTTCGAGGCGAAGGAACCGTTTCCATGCACTTGTGCCTCATCGTTTCCTCCGGCTCCAGCTTTTCTTCCGTTACTCTCAcgcattctctctttctcttttcaacTGCCGTTGCGTTGACACCCTCTTCCTGCTACTTCCAGAAAAagtctatctctctctcgctcttgttCGATCCCAAGCGGAGACAATCGACGATTTTGAACACGTCAATCCAGCTAGGCGACGACGAAATGGGATCGCCGTTTTTCTCCATCCGCGGGTGAATCCTAGAGCCCTGCGCATTTTCCTGGAACGAAGGTAATTAAAAAGCCATCGCACACTTCCGGTGCAGTTCCGGTTTGGATTGCAGAACGGATGGAATCCCGGGTTAATCATCGGCCGCATCCTCGTAATCCACAGTTCATCACCgcaagagagaagaggagccgatgatgacgatgacttgCTCCAACACGCGCATACAGCCACGCGCACGACCGCCGTGGCCGCGTACACACATCCCCACGCAAACGCACACCCAATTTTCCACTCGATTCCAAACCACAGGCAAGCGACGACGAGGTTccagcagtccagcagcagcagccactacACACAACACCAGTCAGTACCCCAGCCCCAAGCCCTGCACTATTGTCTTCTCTTTCGCGTCCGCGTACCACTGGCCGGGTGCGAGACAAGGCGAGAAGATGAGAAGAAGCCACGGCACCTTGTTCAAGATGGCGGCTCGGCGGTGCAGCCACCCTTTTTTGATCGCTTTTCCCCGTTAATTCCGGGTCGTGCGTGCAAAACTAACTATCTCCACACCGAGAGGACACCGTACACGATCGGTTGCACGATTCCGGAGCGGCCTCACTTACGTACTTTCTTGGCTATCCACGGAAAAAGCCCAGCGCTCGCGTACTCGACCTAGTCCGTCACTTTTCGACACAAAATTTTCAGCCCCCTTCACCCCAGCGACCCAGTCGCCCGCAATTTTGACACTTCGACTGCCACGCAGGCTGCGAGTGCTGGGTTTATGGTGCTGCGAGTTCAATACTCCCCGAAAGGATGGCAAAACCGGGAAAAAGGATACTCGCGGCTTGCGATTTCGTTCTGGATGGAGACGAACGGTTGAAAAACAGGATTATTTCTTCAATCAACCCTTGTTTGGGGCACTCAGCACCAGTCTTTCTGGGTCTGAAGAAGTTGAGGTCACCGATTCTGCATTATTCACGGCTGTACTCCGGTGCCAAAACATATTCCGTAGAACAATCTGTCCGACCTTTTGCACAAAGAGACTGCTATCAATGTGGCAGAATCCGTGCAGCTCATCCGTTGTCCCACACATGTTGTTGGCAAGCATCCGATCACGATATTTTGCAATTCTTTGCAAACTAAACTAGGGGACACTTTGCGCAGTTACTCCCAGCCAAAGCTCTGTGTTAAAGGACACTCCACAAATCTACGCTGATCGAATACCGCATCATGGCCTTCCTCCGCTACACACTCTTCCTTGTCCCTTTGCTTACAAGTACACATCGAAGGATACAACCTATTTATCGAAATTATACAGTCAACACCGAACACAGCCAGGTcaatgatggaaaacaataattCAATTCCTTTTTTATATTGAATTCGAAGCAAAACCACGCACACCGGATGCTATCcaagaaccgaaaaccgacGGCCTCCACGTAGCCACCGCCACACACTCCAATCCTGTGCCACCGTCACAAAGAACCCCGTTTGCAGCGACAATTTTGCACCTTTATCGCCCGCAGTTCCCCGGCCAGGGAGATTATTGCACACGAGATTACCGTAATCGAACACCTACCGCTGAGAAAGGAATACGAGCGGGCCAacctttttcttcgttgaaAAATCCTCGAACGCGAATCTCGATGACTTGGATGTTATGATTTTCAGGCAACTTGTCAAGTATCCGCGTGAACATCGCGGCACACTGGGATGCAGCAGTGGATTGGGCTGATTGTACGGCACACGATACCGCGGAATCGGTCACACCGTAAGCGTTGCGACGACCGCGGCCGATGGTGAAACACATTCAAAATCGGCGTAACTGTTATCAATATTTATTGAAGAATAATAAAACTGatgccaccggaccggattgTACTTCTGCGGTTGCTACATTCGATTAAATTCCGGAGACCGCCTGATGCATCTCAAATCTCTCTGACCCGAGGTGATGATCAAAGCTGTGCGAAAAGAAATACTTCCGGTAAAGTCTAGGATGAAAAAGAATCGGTCCATTAATGGCGATTCAAACTGTAACCCGTCGGAAGCTTGTCTGATCTACTATTCTCGAGCTTATGGTTTTATCATTTGAACTGTGCTCCTGCTGGCAGTTCGTCGCTAACCTATACCTATTGCCTACATATGCGAAGATTTCATTGTATTTCTATACAATCACTATCATTATCTTTACTGCAATTGTGGCCCCGCCCTACCCTAGCCATCATCCAGATGGCTGGTGTGGTGGAGGaactaaaaatgaaaatttgagATGCAATGATGCAAGAGAAAAAGCCATGGAAGGCTAATAGCACACGCACGCTTTAACTAGTcagaaaatgataaattcattACTTAAGTAATTAATAAAAGGCGTAACGAATGCAAACGAAAACCTATTCCTCAGTCGGGTTGGTCAGGTTGAGCGATTGGTACTGCTCATCGGTCACTTCGGTCATCATAAGTGACCCGTTGGGAAGCATCAACACGACGCGTCTAGTACCACCTATCGAACGTCGGAAAGAGACACGAAAGAGTTAATCAAAGAACGATAAACAAAGAACCGTTTCAGGAGCGATTGCAAACACTTACCCGGTGAAGGGGCACCCGCTTGTACAATTTCAGCCGTTATTTGTCCATCTTGCGAGTCCTCGGTCTGTATCGTCAGCTGTTGATTGCCAACCATCTGCATCTGTGCTTCCTGTTCTTCCATCATCGGTTGGCCCTAGGGtcgggaaaagaaaatgaagttcGTTAAAAATCATTTCGTCAGGACAGTATTCACCTTCTCCCGCCGCTCGCTTACCTCTTCCTGTGGCATGGCAACTGCTTCCGAGATGGCGGAGTTAAGCGTAAGTACGCCCGACGAACCACCATTTGTGACCTCCTCTTCACCTTCCTGTGATGCCATCAATAGACAATTCTGCCCATCGTTCGCTCCGTGGGGAATAAGAATGGTTTGACCGTCGGCATTCTTGCCCGCCACACGGTACAGTGTGCCATCCTCACTGGCCACGAGGAAAGCTGAACCATCCTCACTGGTCAGCATCTGGTCCACCTCCAGCTGCTGTTCCgtcagctgttgctgctgttcgccaAGCTTcgattcctcttccttcttttcatcGGCAGCCTCCGCTTCGTCGGGGCTCGGAACCGGGGTCGGTTCGCCTTCGGCCTGGGAAAGCACCTTACCCGTCACCGGACACAAGGTGAGGGCACGGGGTGggcttggtggtggcagcggcaggtTCCCCGGGAATCCATCGCCCAtttcatcgtcctcatcctcattCTTGCTCGTGGCTGATTTGGTTGACAGCTTTTTCGCCGACGAAACGGCTGAACTCGCCCCTGGAGTACCGGCTAACGGTCTCTTCACCACATTAAGACCCTGTTTGCGTAGAGCATTGATTTTATCTTCCGAGGAAGTGTTCGTTGCTGCTGAGATGGCCGTTCGCACGACTCCCGGAGGGGTTTTGACCGTTTGAGTTACGCCGGTGCGGTTCGTGGTCACCGCTGTTCCCGCGCGTGGCGTCAGTGTTGTGCGGGTTTGAACACCACCGACGACCGTTGTTGTCTTCTGCACTCCAGTGGCGGACGCCGCGACGTTGTTGGTGACGGTGCGAACACCACCACTAGTTACCACTCCGGCCTGTCGCTGTACCGTCGCTgcgcccgtcgtcgtcggtgtggtTGAAACAACCTTTGTTGCTTTGCGGATAGTCTGCTTGAACAGCTGGGGCGTTCCATCAACGTTGCGACGTATGAAACGGGTCGTAACGTCTCCGCTCGTAGTACTCGCAGTACTTGTGCTGATTGGCACTGACCGTGTAATTGGAGTTGAAACTACAGCGCTACCTGTCGCACCGGCTACGGGTGACGCCTGTGTGGCGTTTTGGGCTGTTGGTGAGTCGCTGACTTTAAAAATACCATGCGTTCCCGCTGCTTCCGATCGGTTCACGATCTTAACCGTTGCTTCTCCGCGAGGTGAAGTGTTCACTGTAGTTCCCACCGTGCCTGGCTTCTTGGTGATGCCACTCGGGATGCTGGCATCACGCGGTGACTTGATGACCACCTCCGCCGCGTTGCCATCCTTCTGTGTACCATCCGCTCCTCCGCCGGCACCATTGACCGTGGCTTTCGCGCCGGAAATGGGGAATATCTTTACGCTGCTACTTTGCGAAACCTTGCTCAGTGCTTCCGTCACGTCCGTTCGTGCACGCTTTCCTAAACCATCCTGCGACGAATCGTTATCAAGGTCACTATCGTTCAGTTTGCGCTTTACTACGCCTCCCGCCTTGTTCTCGCCATCGGTACCATCCGTATCGCCTGGCGATCGACTGCCGGAAGTCCACAGCTTCACACGATCGATGGCAGTCGCCTTTGCGCTGCGCGGTGATCCTTTCGGTAGGACGGTAGTAGGCGTCGATGCCGTCGCCGTGCCAACTGCGGTACCCGCTTGTTTGTTCTTATccagacgctgctgctgaataGTGCGCGCAGCAGTAGCCGCACGCTGTTCCTTCTGCTTGGCCAACTGCTTCTCGAAAAACTCCAGCATTCCCTGGCACGAGTTAAGATGGGTAAGCGGTTCCCAGGTGTTCTCATCGTTGTTGCGCTTGCTCCACTTGACCAGGTACTCGTGCATTTTAATGACCGGACTAAAACGTTTAGCCAAAATcttttccacctcctcctcggtgatgATCTTCGTGTCCGGATTGGTACGCTTCGCCACCGCACGCTTAACCGGTGTCTTTGGAGAGGTTGATTCCGTTTTTATCGGTGTGCCGGTCACGGTACCACGCTTAGGATCGAGTGGCGACAGTGCGGGACGGTTCGCCAGCTCGCCCGGTTTCCGAAGGTGGGGCGCAACACGATTGACCGAGCCCGGTGTTCCTGGTTctgttgaaaagaaaagatcaaGCAAGAAGCAAACCAGCCCCAACAACGAATAGGTTTAGAGAACGAACATAGCAGGCCTAGGCAATGTTTCACTGGTTAGCACTCACTCTTGTCCGCTGCATCGGTGGATGTTTCCAGAATCGTTTTGGTAATTTTTACTGGCATTTCCTGCAGGTTTCCACTACCGATCTGTGAAAGAAAAGCGATTCACTCGGTCGGTAAGTCCTTCTTATCTTCATAACTCGTCTGTGTCAAGATTGCTTACCCTTGCGAATGATTGAATAGTTTTGCCGGCAACGATCCAGGTGTCTCGGACCGATTCATCCAGCTTCACCCAAGTCTGGTACAGCTTCCACGAGttgttttggttcggtttgtcGCCTTCGCTGGCTGTCGTCAGGCTCCGTTGGGCCGATTTCCACAGCAGAAAGGCCCACACCTTGGCCTGTGCCTCGTCGCAATCCTGCACACTGGTCGCAGAACGCCGACAGTTCGGTTCATTTTCCTTGTGAGCCCGGAACAGCTCCAGCAGATGGAAGACGGTATTACAGCGACCGCAAACCAGCACATCCGAGGAGCTAATGTCGGCCTGCGCCTTCTTGATCAGGTCCGCGTGCTTGCCTATGTCGGCCGGATCAATGTCCTTTCCCATCGCGCCGGATCCTTTTAGGGCAGGAATCTGAACGGAAAGAATTTGGAATTATTCGCTagcattttattcattttttttctttgcattcTGGCGGCATCAGTAAATGGCGCAATTGTTTCCGGCGACGTTCTGGGGTATCGTTTATTCTAACTTGTACGCCTGTAACGCCTCGTTGCCTACGAGCTTGCGTGCAAGAAGCAGAGCGAAAAGTGAAGCTTgcgtttgataaaaaaaaatctgggTTTGGCGACGCGCACCGAgtgcggttttttgttttatcaccGAGATGCTGCCGCACTTACCTTGACGAATTCGATATTTCACCTGCGTCCGTAATAAGCTGGTTTTCCCGCGCGGGCTTCGATGTGGCGGCTCACTAGACGGGCACGCAATCCAACCCTGCGCCCGACGACTCCCGCGATTTGACGATGATTTCTGAAGTCTGGGACCGCTGAATCCGGCAACCCCAAGCGCCGTGTGTCGTCAACACTTTTCACGAGTGGACTCCGCGTTCTTATCTGATCGGAACTTGCCTTCGTCtggccaaacacacaaatttaCGACGAACGGCCCAAATTGATGCGGAGCACGGAGCAAATCAACACGGTCAACCAAAATTTGTGGTCCGTTCGCTAGTTTTGTACCCACCGCTTGGGTACACTGCTCGAACTGCCCGAACCAACGAAGTAGGCAAATAACTGCTCGAACGAGGGGTCAGCAAAACTGTTTCAGAAAATTCGTTTACAACGCCAAGCTGAGTTTAAATCAAAACCAGAAACCGTTACAGACGTTTGCACAAAATCGTTGAATTCGTTTGCTGAAGTGCTGGGTGGTCGACGGCCATTCTTACCGGCTGCACTATTAAAAACAACTTTATACGACGCGTACAACTCAGAGTTAAAGTTGCTTTCTTGATTCAGATTTAATTCAATTCTGCTTTCGGCGCCTGTGGAATTCACACCCTCGTAAGTTTGTCGAAATATTTGAAAGCATGTTAAATACGATTCCTGTTGGACTGCTTTCGCGGTTTTCTTCATAGACGCACGGTCTATTATGTTGTTTACTAAAtaatattgaaataaattcGTCAATAAAATGTACAATCAATTTTGACCACCTGTCGGCCCCTTTACGAGCTCATTGTGTTCtaagcgtgtgtgcgtgtcctcACAAGCTGGTAGTTGTGTGATGGCTGTTTGTTGCCGCGCTTCTATTGTTCCTTGGATTGTCGCTCTCGCTCAAACAAAATTGGCGCGCGGAACGAGCAAGACGTGTGATGCACGGTTCCGTGGTTGATTCCAACAAAAACGTGTACCATGTTGTGATTGTGCCATGTGTCCGGGTGTAGTGTATCGTTAAAGGGTTAAATGCTTTTATCACGTGCGTCTGAATGAGTTCTGCTCCTGGGCCCGTCCCCCCGCTATAGTTCTGCGGCTGCACCATCGGGTGCATAAAAGTGCAATTATCGATTGCCGctagtgtgtggtgtgttgctaCCGCGAAATCCCGATTTCGCATCTTCCCCTTGTGCGACACCCATTTTTCTCCTCACCATCCGGCTCGTGTTCGAGAGAAAGCACGCGCACTACGCGACAGATAGCCGACAGAGTGTGCCGTGAGAGTGCGGCTTTCGACAGATTTTGGGTTTCGTATCCCGACGTGATAAGAGCGACATAGACGTCGGCCAAAAATGCCCATCGCCGTAGATGAGACGCATTTCCatcatccaccgccaccggcagcatccgtACCGTTGGCAGCTACGGAACCGCCATCAGCCCCGGCCTCGATcccgatggtgctgatggatgTCTCCTGCTCCGTAACGAATGGgacgaccaacaacaacggcgtAGTAACTCCATCGAAGCAACACCTAGCAACCTGGCGTAGCAACGGAGGGATGCTGGACTCTTCTCGCTCGCCATCGGTCGGAGAAACCTTTGTTTCCGCGGCTGCCTCCACCTCGTCCGCTGTCCACAGCGATGATGCTAGCGATTCCGAATCCGGCAGCGATGGaccggacgaggaggaagtTAAAATGTTGGATCTTTCGCGGACATCGCCTTCCGGTGCCTTCCGCTACgtaacgaccaccaccatcacgctaAGTGGCGCCGGTGGCGACGCTACAAAACAGCCCCTCGACAGGGATCAGCTGGTCGCCAGTCCGGGTCAAGATTCGGGCCGTAGCGAAAGTGTACGGCAGTCAGCAGGTGGTCAGGTGAATGGTGAAACACATCGGGAGACGTACATCTCACGCTGGGAAGGACCCTCATCGTCCGGTGCTTCATCGATCGCGCTATCCGTTGACGGTAAGGAACGGTCGCAGCTTCCTGGTGAAGATGTGGTTGGCTAgcaagaaaagaaggagaaaagtaTGTTCCGTCCTCCATAAAAGCTAAACTGTCTTTGGTAAATTGAGAAACACCAGACAATTATTCAATTGAAGACTatttgaaagtgaaaaaagtgTTGTGCATAAAAAAGGCTGTAGCATTTTTTCTGTTCCTATATAAACGGGTTGTATGCATCACGTTTGTGAAGTTAAATTAATGCGTCAATACTATCAATGCATTATAATAGAAAACGTCTAAACCGTAGCTAGTAGATAGTGATGCTCCGAGCTGGTTGGCGCACAGCTGCTGAATGTTAATGGACGCATTACCATAGTTACCCAGGTGAAAAGGTGTCTACGACCGTCAATTTTTACCGGAAAACATCGGTAACACCATCGCTTTCGATGCCAATATGATGATAAGTacattctctctttttctgatGTGCTGATAAGATGTGTGTCTGGTACGAGTGGTGCGATATCTCCCAGAACCTTGCGAATCTTAAAAACGATCTTTATCAGGGGTGACGCACaccattgttttgttgctggaaCGATCTTAGCATTAAAACTTACTAGTCTAGTACGCTTCGACGCGGTATGTAACGATAGCGTGTTCGCTCGCGTTCCGATCCCAACAACTTACATGCACACCTGTTTGGCTGAAGATGCCTCGAAACCAGTTCCACAAGGTCACTTGGAGTGATTTTGACTTTTTTCCGCTGCGATTCATCCATCACATTACCCTTGGTATGGTGTGAGGGTCGTAAAGTTCACATTATCCATACTATGCCTTTAGTTAAGCCattcgtttttatttattatctCAGAACAGAACATCGGATGTAGACGTCCGAGAACTAACATGCCCATGTTCTCCTTAAGTTTGTTTCAACCGCATCGTGTACCGGAAGATTGTATCCACCGATCGCAGAACAAGGTTTCCACCATGTGACCGAGGCGTTTGCAGAACAAATTAACGAATACATGGAGTGTATAGGTACTTTGTGGCTATCAATCGTACAATCGCCACAGTTTATGGCATTTTCGGAGCGTGGAGCGTGTGGTTATTTGTTTGTGTACCGATCGTATTAGCTGCGACATTAGGTCACTACCATGGCTACCAAATCGATCAACTCCGTAATGGTTGCTCTTGCCTGGGCAGCGAATACAATGACGAAATTTAAAAGCGAGTACAACAAATTGAAATACAAAACATGTCGTTGTTTGCAGTTAAACAAATTCTATTTATTTTACATAACTGTGTCTCTATGACTCAACTGTGAATGACTAACGAACGGTTGCTTTTGAGGCTAGAACGGAATAGCTCAGTGCGTTGTTTAGTTTCAATTAGGTTCCAAAAGCGAGCATTTTTCAAAGGAACGTCTACAAGTGGTGTTTTTTTACACGATACTgaacgataaaaaaacaacacggaACCTCGATTATCATGAAACGCTCAAGGCCGGACGGTTTCACGCGACAACAGTATGATCGCTTTCTTGCGCAGCTGCTCCAGCATTGCGGTGGCTACAAAGGACCTCTATCAACCCTCTTTTTAAGACGTTTTCGTTAGCAAAAAACCGGATTGGTTCGTCACCCGAAATTATTCATCATTCATGTGTGAGAGCGTTTTGGCACTTGGCGAACATGATAAATGAGATATAGGGTAAAGGGGAAGCCGGGATGAGGAAGCGGAGTGGCCGAACGCTGGACTTCATTAGAATGCCGAACAGGTTTTGTGCGCCCCCGGGGATGCTATACGAAACTTATGCTGACTGGCCaggttagcagcagcagcagtggccaaaatGATTGTATGTTGAGTCCAAGCAATGGATTGACGATCGCGATGTTAGAGGTTGGGATTGTCTAATTCCCTCGCAGACACAGCTGTTTAGCAGGTCCTTTTGAGCTGTTGTTCTGGatcgttggtggtttttgcggTCTCAGGCAAACCAGAACACGTTCTCAACATTCATCAGTGGTCGTGTCGTGTGCTAACACTAGGAAATGGCATTTCTAAATGAAACACTCGTTA
Proteins encoded in this region:
- the LOC126577150 gene encoding uncharacterized protein LOC126577150, producing MGKDIDPADIGKHADLIKKAQADISSSDVLVCGRCNTVFHLLELFRAHKENEPNCRRSATSVQDCDEAQAKVWAFLLWKSAQRSLTTASEGDKPNQNNSWKLYQTWVKLDESVRDTWIVAGKTIQSFARIGSGNLQEMPVKITKTILETSTDAADKKPGTPGSVNRVAPHLRKPGELANRPALSPLDPKRGTVTGTPIKTESTSPKTPVKRAVAKRTNPDTKIITEEEVEKILAKRFSPVIKMHEYLVKWSKRNNDENTWEPLTHLNSCQGMLEFFEKQLAKQKEQRAATAARTIQQQRLDKNKQAGTAVGTATASTPTTVLPKGSPRSAKATAIDRVKLWTSGSRSPGDTDGTDGENKAGGVVKRKLNDSDLDNDSSQDGLGKRARTDVTEALSKVSQSSSVKIFPISGAKATVNGAGGGADGTQKDGNAAEVVIKSPRDASIPSGITKKPGTVGTTVNTSPRGEATVKIVNRSEAAGTHGIFKVSDSPTAQNATQASPVAGATGSAVVSTPITRSVPISTSTASTTSGDVTTRFIRRNVDGTPQLFKQTIRKATKVVSTTPTTTGAATVQRQAGVVTSGGVRTVTNNVAASATGVQKTTTVVGGVQTRTTLTPRAGTAVTTNRTGVTQTVKTPPGVVRTAISAATNTSSEDKINALRKQGLNVVKRPLAGTPGASSAVSSAKKLSTKSATSKNEDEDDEMGDGFPGNLPLPPPSPPRALTLCPVTGKVLSQAEGEPTPVPSPDEAEAADEKKEEESKLGEQQQQLTEQQLEVDQMLTSEDGSAFLVASEDGTLYRVAGKNADGQTILIPHGANDGQNCLLMASQEGEEEVTNGGSSGVLTLNSAISEAVAMPQEEGQPMMEEQEAQMQMVGNQQLTIQTEDSQDGQITAEIVQAGAPSPGGTRRVVLMLPNGSLMMTEVTDEQYQSLNLTNPTEE